Proteins found in one Poecilia reticulata strain Guanapo linkage group LG6, Guppy_female_1.0+MT, whole genome shotgun sequence genomic segment:
- the LOC103466656 gene encoding high-affinity choline transporter 1-like, with protein MAVDVPGLVSVIIFYILILGVGVWGSRKAKKVEQTCXGPASEISIIGGRNISVLVGVFTMTATWVGGGYIMGTAETVYSPTQGLVWALGPPAFAINFLLSGLFFARPMRSKRYVTMLDPFQIRYGNIFTAIIMLPALFSDVLWVACILAALGGTMSIILGISATFSIIISAAVSITYTLLGGLYSVAYTDIFQLCFLFVSLWICVPFMVLSPAVTAISQTLPLNQTHEHAWMGHLELADAGKWVDEMLLLALGGLSYQALYQRILSAASSAQAQVTCFAAAGTVFVAGIPSVVIGVMAAAADWNQTAYGLPPPFERGDAGKILPLSLQHLTPTWVAVLGIGSVAAAVMSSMDSXLLSSASMFTQNIYKKTLRKTASERELQWVIRISVLVVGLAGTGLAFGDDSVXXLWXLSGDLLYXVIFPQLLCVLHFXRANTYGAFFGFVVGLLLRGLSGEPILGIPPXLLYPGWREENNVIRQYFPYRTVAMLFSVVSILAVSCLLNLIFEHQLIPQSWDFLQVFKKKNETEEDEAPDPCEEMNQVLNTKF; from the exons ATGGCAGTGGATGTCCCTGGACTCGTGTCtgtcataattttttatattttaatcctGGGAGTTGGAGTGTGGGGGTCTCGAAAAGCCAAGAAAGTGGAGCAGACATGTSCTGGACCRGCGAGCGAAATCTCCATCATTGGCGGCCGCAACATCAGTGTCCTGGTTGGTGTTTTTACCATGACAG cAACATGGGTCGGTGGCGGTTACATTATGGGAACYGCTGAGACTGTTTATTCTCCTACTCAAGGTCTTGTCTGGGCACTGGGACCCCCTGCATTTGCTATAAATTTTTTGTTGA GTGGACTGTTCTTTGCAAGGCCTATGAGGTCAAAGCGTTATGTGACAATGCTGGACCCATTTCAGATTCGCTATGGTAACATATTCACTGCAATAATTATGCTTCCCGCTTTGTTCAGTGATGTGTTATGGGTTGCCTGCATCCTTGCTGCTTTGG GTGGCACTATGAGCATAATACTTGGAATATCTGCTACCTTCTCCATCATCATCTCAGCAGCTGTTTCCATCACCTACACACTTTTAGGAGGCCTCTACTCAGTTGCATACACTGATATTttccagctttgttttttgtttgtgagcctg tggATCTGTGTTCCTTTTATGGTGCTTAGTCCAGCAGTAACTGCCATCTCACAAACACTCCCACTCAACCAAACACATGAACATGCATGGATGGGACACCTGGAGCTGGCAGATGCTGGAAAATGGGTGGATGAGATGCTGCTtctg gcTTTAGGGGGACTGTCATATCAAGCTCTGTACCAAAGAATACTCTCTGCAGCCTCCTCTGCTCAGGCTCAGGTCAcctgttttgctgctgctgggacAGTTTTTGTCGCAGGAATCCCCTCAGTTGTTATTGGTGTCATGGCTGCGGCTGCAG ACTGGAACCAGACTGCATAcggtcttcctcctccttttgaGCGTGGAGATGCAGGGAAGATCctgcctctctctctgcagcatcTCACACCCACCTGGGTGGCAGTGCTAGGCATTGGTTCTGTAGCTGCAGCTGTTATGTCCTCCATGGACTCGGYGCTGCTGTCCTCTGCATCCATGTTTACACAAAACATATACAAGAAGACTTTGAGGAAAACG GCCTCAGAGAGGGAGCTCCAGTGGGTGATCCGTATTAGTGTTCTGGTCGTGGGCCTGGCAGGAACAGGTCTGGCTTTTGGAGACGACAGTGTGKYCRCTCTCTGGKTTYTAAGTGGAGATCTCCTYTACTKTGTGATTTTCCCACAGCTGCTCTGTGTTCTCCACTTCCRGCGTGCAAATACTTATGGTGCATTTTTTGGCTTTGTGGTGGGTTTGTTGCTGCGTGGACTGAGCGGGGAGCCCATACTTGGGATCCCTCCTRTTCTCCTGTACCCTGGTTGGAGGGAGGAGAATAATGTGATCAGACAGTACTTTCCTTATAGAACTGTTGCCATGCTGTTTTCTGTGGTAAGTATTCTAGCAGTCTCATGTCTGCTGAACCTGATTTTTGAGCACCAACTTATCCCRCAGTCCTGGgattttctgcaggtttttaaaaaaaagaatgagacAGAGGAGGATGAAGCACCTGACCCTTGTGAGGAAATGAACCAAGTTCTCAATACTAAATTCTAA